GTGAATATTCAATATCtcaaacaaaatccaaaatgtAGTAAATAGAGCTTTCAGATATAGAGCAATGACGCTCTGAAGTGAAATTTTGTGTATGGTAATCTGTATTAGAGTCTTTATCACCTCATTTGAAAACTCAAAAGGGCTCGGGAATTGACCTACTATTCGTATTTGTTGGTTTTCGTTGTTGAATGctgtcttcttcttttttttccagATTTTGAACTTAGTAtcatgtagttttttttttcattgtgctttccttttttctaaaaaattatttacagaCAGTAACTTGTTATAACTGGTAAAAGTAATTGGTTCTCTATTAGTTGGTTAAAATGTCAATCCTTAAACTCGCACTAATATATAGCTTATATAAATAATGTGTATAAATGATGTGTAGAAAGTTCAAACATGTACTCGAGTTGTTTAAGAAGAAAGTACTACAAGTACGAAAAGAAGGATAAGACAAATGACCAAGAGATAATTTATTATGAGTGCATTAAGCTTGGACACATGAGGGGTGAATGTTGCAAGATGAAGAGTGAAAACCTTACCATAAGTACAAGAGTGTGGTGACCATGTGAAAACATTCAGACTTTGATGGAAGCTTAAATGAGTTTGATGAAGAGCAAGTCAATCACTGTTTTATGGTTGACATAGAACCACAAATTGAGGTCATCTCTCAACcataatttctttttgaaaaatgtatttaactCAAAGTGGGAGAAATTTTTATGAAACTTTGTCAAAATTACTATACTCtgagaaatatataaaacttaaacaacTTTAAATATGTTGTTACTGAAAATGAAAAGCTTAACTAGGATAAAccaattttggaaaaaaaaatcctgGATTAATCTTAGACGACTggtttatttgaaataaatcatttaaaaaaggaaataatttgtttaaaaatattattttgggagATTTTATGAAAgatcttaacaagtttttgaacaaattttagCGTCTTAAGGATAAATTTGATGTGAAATTAgattatataaatttcatacCTATCTCATTAGTTTAGAAAGGAGTTACATGTAAAAATCACATATGAATATACAAAGgaaaacatataataaataaaactaatatgaaaaacttaaaaagttttgaatatgaaaaaaaCTATTTCTTCCTATTGCATATGTATTATATATGACCGAGTATTCTTCAACAATAGATTTTGTTCTTGAACGAGTATATGTCAAACTACTAAGTTGACATGTACTCGACTCATCTATACTCGATTGGTATAACATTATACAAGACACTTAATTATCATAACCCATTATTAACTATGATGATTCAGATATCAACAAGTATTTGAGTTAATAGGTATAGGCTCATCCAAGTAAAAACCCATtaataataagtataaataatacattttatgaAGTATGTTGATTACGTTTTATTAACTACAGATTTATTGTTTATTGGCGTGAGATGCTAACTTCAATATGAGTGTCTTCTGGAAGCACAACTCCTTTTTGTCTTAAAAAGAACGAGCACCTAAGACGAGGACGATTGACTACTCTGAAGATTGAAGGGATTTGAAGTCTTTACAAAGTACATTATTGACTCTATAAGAATAACATATATCCTTGGTTGGAAAAGACTAAAGTTTAAATTGATTCTTGGATGGTGACTACTCCTGTCACCTGAAGGAAAAAATGTCAATGTTAAAAGATCTCAAACCACTTACATTTGATAGACACTATGTGATAAGACAAAGTAATATGATGTGATAAGATAAAACcatgataatataatataatcatatcCAAAATTTTGGTTCATATAAGATAAACTAAATAATGTTGggatataaattaaattttgttcaaaTGATAATTTCTCATTTAACTTAGATagtctttttttaaatattgactttgatatattttttaattaattatgaaaatgatTAAGATATAAACTTTAGCTAAATTacataaaacatgttttaacTTGTGAACATTGAGAATTCTATAGAGTTATGTTAATGTATAgtgttggaagtcctacatAGGTTAGagataagattaatttaaagtatataagtagatgcaaattttatcttacaagttgattttgtagAATTAAATTAGGCTTAAGGTCCACTTCTTAAGATACAGGTTTTCAAGTCAGTTTCTTGgcaaatgtatttaaattttatcaatattattataatttttataatatttacactAGGAATCTAATTCATTTAATATAGtttgaaattcaaaaaatattttatatatcctTATTTTCTActatattaaataattcataCTTCGAAAAGTGATTAAtgaaaaatgattatataaGCCTATTCGGCAAAGAAAACTTCTTATATAGTTAAAGTCCATGGGTGAAGGTAACTTTGCAATGACTTCTACCTTGTCTTGATAAATCTTTATGCATTTGTTGGAGGTTTTATGGAAAGAACAATCTCCTTAGTGACTATAAAATGAATCATATTAGTTTCAAAACAGTGGTTCAATATGGTGGCAATGTTATCTAGGCATGAATCATGGGAAGTTTTGAAGCAGTCATAATAAGTGAAAAGTTCAATACACTTTTCAATATGATCAACAAATATTGTTAGCATGCATATATGATAGCTAAAGCATTACATAGTCTTAATGCACATCTTTCTATAAGCAAAAACACCCATAAAACAcgtgttatattttttttctaatattctCAATCTATTGCTATTTGATTATAAGCATAATATTAATCTAAAGTAGTATGTTGTACCAACTAAGTTTCAAGCATTTGATTCATGAAAGGAAGTGATAAATGACTTTTTCATGTGGCTTCATTAAACTTTCGTTAAAAATCCTCTAGTATGAGTGTAAAAGGTACTACAAATCATAACAAGTTGAGTTCAATAGATATGTTTGCAAGCTAAAATGCTACCACTCTAACATAGAATGAAAGATCTACATATGTAAGCCACGACGGTTCATTCAAGACACCTATAAATGGAAGTTTTGCAATGtagaaaaacaaaaccaaaaataactttgtatatatatatttgtaagcCAAAGGTGTAATAATGATTTCATCAATGGAACCTTTtacaatttgtaaaaaaagaattgaatatataattcaatattaGGATGAAGTAGTATAAAAATCAAATGTCTCATTGTTTCATCTATTTCAATAATATAAGCCTTATCTATCTTTTACAATATGTTatcaaaagtatttttttaaatcctttTTAACTACAAAACAATATCCCTAGACCTTCTACTCACCATCTTCTTGCAAATATCTTGAACACCATTTTTAAGatctatttaattttcttttagaactAACCTATTATTTTTCAATCTATCATTTACATTAACGATGACTTTGATTATCTTCTTCAATGAGACACATTTcacacttaaattaaaaattacttaaaattcaatcaaatttattgatttttaatttattctagcATGTATTTCTATAGAATTATTGATGTTCTACCTTAAttcttagttttttaaaatttaaataaaaaaagtttataacaGCATGAATTTAGTAACGGAAGTCAATTATGAAAAACTTTTAGAGTGACGTAAAATTATACTTAAGTTGTAATAAAATGAACtaattatactaaaattattaatgatagaaaaatattagaaaactaaattataaattgtttcggatgtgtagggctgtgTTGTTCCAAGTCTCCCAGTCTTCCTGCGATCTTGCCTCAGTGGGGGATCCTCTTCTCGAACTTTATCTTTCCTCTTGAtccggaggggtggagacctacaaaagattctccgatgccaaagtcagtttcagagcagTGGCTATTTTTAGCAGtagtaataaatgtgcattcCATCTAACCTCTTTACcactcaccgtgaacctgtatttatagttttcgctatgggcttgggattagtaaaaagttaatcacggcccaatcagcccaatagctcctaatttctacttacctctaaaccaggtcAATTTACTTGGACCGCAATGATTAGTGATTTGGCCGGTCAGTGTGATATGGGCGTCCGCCCAAGTGATACGGGCGTTCGTCTTCCCTGTGGACGACTCGGGCACTAaattgggcggacgatcttctACGCGGTCGCCCGTCACTTCGTTGAGCGGACGACCTCCTACGCAGTCGCCCGGTACTTCGTTGGGCGGATGATCTTCTAAGCGGTCGCCCGGCACcccgttgggcggacgatcatctatgcggtcgcccgtcacttcgttgggcggacgatcatctatgcggtcgcccggtACTTCATGATGCCAGACGTTTGCATTTTCTTGAACAGCTTTTGTGAGCATGGAGAGTGTGGCGCTGTCTCGTGGTGATGGAATTCCttgtgagttcttcaaagtttctcttaaGGACAGAGGTTCTACCCAAGTGGTCGGCGTAGGCACCGAGATGGTCGGGCGACCTCGTTAGTGGGCGTCCATACGTACCTATTTGGGCGGCTAAGATTTGGGCGGCCGAACATTTGTCTGTGGCGGGTCTGACCTGGGCGTCCTTTGGGCGGCGCCCGTCACCTCATGGGCGTCCTTTGTACGGCGTCCGGCTCTCCCTggtacataaatatttattaaaatgttttctcACATGATAATTAAATGATATGACATTTAAATCactgtttaaaataatttaattaacttgtatatttaaataaattaataaaatttatgcaaaacttaattgtaaatattaaaaattagttagTGAATAAactctaaattataaaaaatattaaaagactaaattacaattaataaaaattaattaggaaatagtttataatttatataaaatatacacaAATCATTTTgcaattaaaatacttttaagaaCTTCTATACAGCTATGAATTAGAAAACACTGGAAAAAAAATCTCTGAAGGTTAATTAATTTCACATTTTCAAACATTTAACAtacattttgtatttttattttaaaatttaaacaatttcatccaaaatacaaaatattacatatatttttattatcatggTTGTAATTATCAGTGGACTAAGTGGTTTGATCGGTTCAAGTGGGAACTAATCCCTGTCTATATCAATTGTGATGCAACATTGGTATTAAacagattaattttatttaaatttttatatatgtattttaactctctataataattttattaatattgcaTTGATTCCGTTCAACcgttaaatattaaattggtGCATTTTGACTGgtccagtttttttttttttaaatgtggtTATCATTGATATGGCATTCTttattaacaattaaataacatattaacAACTAGATGACATACagttaatcaaattaattaattttatgaaattaaacgACTAAATATACAATTAAAGTTGTATTAAAAGCATAATTGCAGAATTCGTGAAACTCTAACATTCTATTTCGACAAGAATCGTCTAATTGAAATGGGAGATACTCAAATTGTTAGAAATTGaattctctctatttttttaaatattttatgttaataaagtaattaatatatatatatatatatatattagataaattaattgaatttttcttttaaccaaatttaaataatatttcacaatttagtttatatatataaagaagtgattaattatgaaattgcaattttttttcctttctcttaaataaatttcaaatgtatttgaaatatcttataaaattcttaaatttcaatcaatatctttctaattttcttgtcaaatattgtatttcacttcaaaaatttaaacttactaaataaagaaattacTATATTAAATTACTACATAAACTTCAGACaagaaattatataagcttaacaaataaaaatatgacaTAATAAGAAGCAAAACAGAAGTAGCATGaaataacatataaaacacCAAAGAAGAAATTTCCATTCACCTTTATCATtatgttcttctttttctaaaaaaaaaacaaacaaacaaagccTTAAACGCTTAAAGAAGATGTGATTCATTCATGAGTGTGGAACATTACAATCTCCCTCATCAATGGCtggaaaatatattaaattgtgttcatattttataagaaaaaataaaatatataaatagaaaacaaaacaaatatctAAATCCAACGTTTGTGATTTCGAAAATGGTGGGTAGATCCGAACCATCGATCCCAAGCAGCATCAACTGATCCTTTAGTGCTGCAAAATTTTTACATCTCATCAGTTCATACCCTTTCATCTATTGGctaataatattataacatatgctttctttttttcattaaaatacaCAAACAACGCAACATTGGATCcttaaaaagaagaaacatcCTACACCAGATACCATACCATAACTGCTGTTCTTGTTGTTTTCTTCATTACAATTATGTATGATTCTACATGAGAACACTGTTTTACATACACTTATCATTACTGGTTCAACTTTATGAAAATTCTCAGATTTTGGTGAATTTCATaatgattttttcttaaatttatcaCTATCAATAAGTTTTAATCAATCATATAACTCGGTTAGAAAAAGTGTATTAAAAGGTGTGTTATTATCATTCTTCATTCTATAATACAAGCTTCTGCTGTCACATAAAAAGAAGACTTAAATTTTCATCAGCCGAAGGTTTAAGGTACTGTGATGAGCATCAAGATGAGTAAGTTCTTACCATGGAAGGAGAGGATCTGGAGTAGATTCAACGCTTGAAATTAAACTGTTATACCACAATGGATGAAAGAGGGTCAATGATTAAAACAAAACACTGTATTGTTTCTGATATgtaatataacataatataatatggtTTTGCTTACTCCTTGCAAACGGTGGAGGATTCACCAAATGTTTCAACCTTTTCCAATTCTTCCTGCATCATTATAATCATCATAATCATCACAGTTCAGTATCaagttgttcttcttcttccaagtTAAGATGAAATGAGAAAACTTTATGCAGATTGTTGAACAGAACAAAAGGGATGATGAAATTGAGAGAAAAAGtaggaaaagataaaaagggttgatttGACCTGCAAAATGGAAATTTGGTTATTGAGATGGGTTAGGGCTGCTTGCAACCTATGTTTCCCAATGAAGCCACCAGGGGAAGAGGTGGTTCCTGATTGAGGGTGATGAGAGCCCTCTTCTCTGTAATTCTCTGACAATTCTCTTCCATTTTCTGATGGCAATACCTCTGATGATTGCTGTTCATCCATGGCCATATATCTGAAAGCAGTTCAAAaagacagaaagaaaaagaaaggatttTTTTGGGTCAAATAAGGAGGGAGGTTGGAAGATGACTTGAAAATGAGGTTTGGACCAAAGGGATTAAATATCCAAATGATAGATGCAAAAGGGGGTGGGTCTGATGACAGGTCATATTTGGATTTTCAGAATTAGGTTTCTCTAATTGCAGTGAGAAAAAGTGGTGCTACTGTTCATACCAGATTGGTGGGTTAGTGGGGAAAATAATGagtacaaaatatatatatatatatatatatatatatatatatatatatatatatatatatatatatatatatatatatatatatatatatatatatatatatatatatgtatgtgtgtgtgtattgtttttaattgtgaGATTGGGACAGTGGACAACACTGCAAGCAATGCCATGTGTGGAAAGAGAAAAACTTGACACAGTTTGttgtattttcatttattttgtcaACTCTGTTATTGACTTTGTTGGAATTTCTCAATTCAGTAAACTTTGTTCTCTTACATTACATATCACAATGATCCTATGAAAATGTTAACATTACTGAAACTGAAATGAAAATGGGTTTTGGGACAGTCCCTGAAAagtagtttaattttaattgttttgacaTCATGTTACCTGATTGTTTCATAGTGTTGCAATTattgttaaaaagtaaaaacaaatctTTATATACTTAGTTTTGAGACTTTAATTGCAAGACTATTATGACAATGAATAGTAATTGTCTCATCTTCAGTGTGTTATAAATAGTCTACCAATAtgtaacaataaattttatctgAGTAGTTGCTGTTATTTAGATGATTTGATGCTCTCTTTTAGTATGAGTTTATTTTacagtatttttaaaattaatacagtattaatttgaaatattttaatttagaacattttaaattgaaattttgttttatattatttttatctaaactGAATTAAAGTTGTATCATCTTAACACAACTTCAGTTTAAAACGTAGTTAACTGAAATTGTGTTACTCTAACATGATTTCTATTAAAATTGAACTAAAGTCTTGTTGTTTTCTAACacaatttgaatttaaaatgtattaaactAAAGTTgtgttatttttcatgatttcaacttaaaaaatcttcaatattaaaattatgtcatcttcaatatttttatgtaagttttttaaaatttaccttttaatacttttttaaaaaagaaaaaaaatcttaaaatgatgtttattaattacattcgtgaaatcattttttataaaataggaTTCTATAAGATTATAGGAAACATGTGGTGTTTGTTTGAGacgtaattttttttctttaacttagAAAATTACCACTTCTTCTATTGAATATAGTTATAGGTTATTCTACAAAAGTGTCTTCAATCATTCTCCatgtaaaatttcatatttgacATGTAATTAATGGATCGACCACCATTTTTGAGCTATAAATTTAATTACCAAATAAACAATagcaaatattttttgtataatttatctTAAAGTGCTAAGCACAccactttaattttaatgtcaaatttttaatcataaaaaattataaaatcttttttcattcaaaatgagCATCATTCCTTCCTAAATATGGGTTATAATGAGATGATAAAAACTGATGACAAACTCCTAGTCAAGGGTCTTATCACAAGAAGCATGATTAAGCTTTTGTAAGAAGAGTCATCATTTAAAAGTGAAGTCAAACTCTTCTTCACTTAGGCCATCATGGAGATTGAAGAGTAATTTAGGTCATGTATTTCGGTCAACTAGTATAGGTGCCTAATTAGTGTAGTGTTTTTCCTTAAGCTAGTCGTTCAAACCATGTGTAAAGTATGTATGATGGGTCATGCTTTCATTGAAGAGGATTTAGCTTTAATAGTGGCTACATGACACTCTATGAATGAAAAGAATTTCTAAAAGTTAGTGGTCACATGTTCTTCCCTCATTGAAGAGGATTTATGGACACTTGTCCACTCCATAGAGGGTCACTTTTTCGGCCAAAGGTTGTTTGGAAGACAAGACATGCAAGTTTTGGTTTTTAGAGTTTTTAGGAGACACACTTAGTCTATAAACAGAAATGTCTCCTCTCATGTAATCATCTTTGTTGTTGAATAATGTTATGTTGTCCATCTGTGGCCATACTACTCATCTTAGATCAAGACTAAAGCATCTCACGAGATCTTTCTAGTCATTTTCATCTTAGAGTTGGTCTAACTTCTTTTTTAACCACCAAACATCATAGTGCACTACACCACCTCTTAAGGTCATGGAGTCTTCTTccattcactagtaaaaaaatatctttctaTGACGACCTATTATGACGGATAAAAATTATCCATCATAATAGGTTGACCGGTGGCAGAAATCGTAATAAAAGTAAgagatattataacgtagttttgtaCATCAgtcataatataaaaagtgatgacaaacttgtaaataagtttaagacatattaCAATGTAATTTTGTatatcagttataatatgaaacgcggtggcaaacttgtaaataagttcaaaGTCTATTATTACGTAGATATGAACACCTATGTGGAAATTTCTTGATGTATTATGACTGAGTTTTAGAAATCAGTCATAATATCTCTCTGCCTCTCTAATTTTTCACATTTCTCGTTCCCTCTCACTCTGgttcctttctttctctctaaatCGCGCGGTCCTCCAAGAACACTCCTCCCTCACCATCACCGAACCACATCTTCATGCTCTCTACCCTTGGAGAGAATCAGGACACCAAAACCTAATCTCATTCGAAGCACTCTCGATTTCGCGTTCGCTCCTCACCGAACTACATTTTCTTGGCTGCCTCGAGCGTCGCCTCAAACACCAAACCTCATCTTCcgctaggttttccttatctcTCACCTTTTGACcgattgttttgttttttccttcatttttcaccGATTGAGATCG
This window of the Vigna angularis cultivar LongXiaoDou No.4 chromosome 7, ASM1680809v1, whole genome shotgun sequence genome carries:
- the LOC108337603 gene encoding guanine nucleotide-binding protein subunit gamma 2, which codes for MAMDEQQSSEVLPSENGRELSENYREEGSHHPQSGTTSSPGGFIGKHRLQAALTHLNNQISILQEELEKVETFGESSTVCKDLISSVESTPDPLLPCTKGSVDAAWDRWFGSTHHFRNHKRWI